A genome region from Verrucomicrobiota bacterium includes the following:
- a CDS encoding DUF1501 domain-containing protein, whose amino-acid sequence RTALRQNLDTLERAFDKEGELGALDQFESQAVTLLTNPKTRDAFDLAKEDDRTRDRYGRNRWGQQLLLARRLVESGVEIIHSNLDGPLCGTAGNNWDDHAVNAHVFNGLRYRCWAYDQALTALIEDIHARGLAKRVMVVATGEFGRTPKISFDRSTGAHPASGAAGTLQPGRDHWPGAFSNLWAGGGITGGGIIGASDKRAEYPAERPCTPGDFLATLYNHLGIDWENTTLNDFTGRPTHIVSGGSPIKELFA is encoded by the coding sequence CCGCACCGCGCTGCGCCAAAACCTTGACACGCTGGAGCGCGCTTTCGACAAGGAAGGCGAGCTCGGCGCGCTCGACCAATTCGAGTCGCAAGCCGTCACGCTGCTTACGAATCCCAAGACCCGCGACGCCTTCGACCTCGCCAAAGAAGACGACCGCACGCGCGACCGTTACGGGCGCAACCGCTGGGGACAACAGTTACTCCTCGCGCGCCGCCTGGTTGAGTCGGGCGTCGAGATCATCCACAGCAACCTCGACGGCCCCCTTTGCGGCACCGCCGGCAACAACTGGGACGACCATGCCGTCAACGCCCACGTCTTCAACGGCCTGCGTTACCGCTGCTGGGCCTACGACCAGGCCCTCACCGCCCTCATTGAGGACATCCACGCGCGCGGGCTCGCCAAGCGCGTCATGGTCGTCGCCACCGGCGAATTTGGGCGCACCCCGAAAATCAGCTTTGACCGGAGCACCGGCGCGCATCCCGCGAGCGGTGCTGCGGGCACGCTCCAGCCCGGCCGCGACCACTGGCCCGGCGCGTTCTCGAACCTGTGGGCCGGCGGCGGCATCACCGGCGGCGGCATCATCGGTGCCAGCGACAAGCGCGCCGAGTATCCCGCCGAGCGCCCCTGCACACCCGGCGATTTCCTCGCCACGCTCTACAATCACCTCGGCATCGATTGGGAAAACACCACGCTCAATGACTTCACAGGACGCCCGACGCACATCGTGAGCGGTGGAAGTCCGATCAAGGAGTTGTTTGCCTGA